In Nitrospirota bacterium, the following are encoded in one genomic region:
- a CDS encoding glycosyltransferase family 4 protein gives MTTVAHILTKLELGGAQQNTLFTVAHLDRARFRPILIAGEPGLLDEEARSLAGVEFHQVPSLVRQINPLLDLRALLALTRLLRRLRPTIVHTHSSKAGILGRWAAKLAGVPIIVHTIHGFGFPSSRHPLLRRTLIAAERAAARVTTRFFSVSEANRRQGIELGLFPPDRCTVVRSGVDLEAIRRTRVDRDGKRRALGLDPTRPVVGMVAPFKPQKAPRDFVRVAAAVHRARPDAQFILVGDGELRGVVEGEIERLGLSGVVRLLGWRRDVPELMRCLDLFVLTSLWEGLPRVYLEALVSGVPVVGTRVDGAEEVIRDGVNGYLVRPGDTDGIAGSVLRLLADPARAGLMGLQGQSLSPEFDIREMVRRQEQEYGRLLDEAQERNRLRVAPGYGTPAAR, from the coding sequence ATGACCACGGTCGCCCACATCCTCACCAAACTGGAGCTCGGGGGCGCGCAGCAGAACACGCTGTTCACCGTCGCCCACCTGGACCGGGCCCGGTTCCGTCCGATCCTGATCGCCGGGGAGCCGGGGCTGCTGGACGAGGAGGCCCGGTCGCTGGCCGGGGTCGAGTTCCATCAGGTTCCCTCGTTGGTTCGGCAGATCAATCCGCTCCTGGACCTGCGCGCCCTGCTCGCGCTCACCAGGCTGCTGAGGCGCCTCCGTCCCACGATCGTCCACACGCACAGCTCCAAGGCCGGGATTCTGGGACGGTGGGCCGCGAAGCTGGCCGGGGTTCCGATCATCGTCCATACGATTCACGGATTCGGATTTCCCAGCTCCAGGCACCCGCTGCTCCGCCGGACCCTGATCGCCGCGGAGCGAGCTGCCGCCCGGGTCACCACCCGGTTCTTCTCCGTGTCCGAGGCCAACCGTCGGCAGGGGATCGAGCTGGGACTGTTCCCGCCGGATCGCTGCACGGTCGTCCGCAGCGGGGTGGATCTGGAAGCCATCCGCCGGACCCGCGTGGATCGGGACGGAAAGAGGCGGGCCCTGGGGCTCGATCCGACCAGGCCGGTCGTCGGCATGGTCGCGCCTTTCAAGCCGCAGAAGGCGCCGAGGGACTTTGTGCGAGTCGCCGCCGCAGTTCACCGGGCCAGGCCGGACGCGCAGTTCATCCTGGTCGGGGACGGAGAGTTGCGCGGGGTGGTGGAAGGGGAGATCGAACGGCTCGGGTTGTCCGGCGTCGTGCGGCTCCTCGGCTGGCGTCGCGACGTGCCCGAGCTCATGCGCTGCCTGGACCTGTTCGTGCTGACGTCCCTCTGGGAGGGGCTGCCCCGGGTCTATCTGGAGGCCCTGGTCAGCGGGGTGCCGGTGGTGGGCACGAGGGTGGACGGGGCGGAGGAAGTGATACGGGACGGAGTCAACGGGTATCTGGTCCGTCCGGGGGACACGGATGGGATCGCAGGCTCGGTGCTCCGGCTGCTGGCCGATCCGGCTCGCGCCGGGCTGATGGGCCTCCAAGGGCAGTCCCTCTCCCCCGAGTTCGACATCCGGGAGATGGTGCGCCGGCAGGAGCAGGAGTACGGCCGCCTGCTCGACGAGGCGCAAGAGCGGAATCGCTTGAGAGTTGCGCCGGGCTATGGTACACCAGCAGCCCGTTAG
- a CDS encoding FAD-dependent oxidoreductase has protein sequence MIVIVGAGLAGLSTAHHLNGVPCRLFEKEQEAGGLCRSYRVNGFTFDMTGHLLHFRQAEIKELVERLLEGRLVQHRRRSFIYSHRTYTEYPFQVNTYGLPPEVVRECLVGFIATLTRPAGKAAAELASFKDWILENLGEGFAKHFMVPFNEKLWQVSLDELTADWVSWLIPKPELKDVINGALGIKDKAFGYNPSFLYPDRGGIAVLPGAFLPSVGPVAYGAELVEVDTGRRKATFRHGANGTSVVDYDRLVSTIPVPELVRRCTDLPRALREEAAGLRCVSVYSVNLGVARERLTDMHWIYFPEPDYPFYRAGFPMNFSPSLGPSGCSSLYVEISHQPTETKRAEEVLRLVRLGLERAGIMTPRDEFVAADVRDIRYAYVLFDRHRARALPTILEELERRGIHSIGRYGRWEHTSMEDAIGQGKRLAERLRQLASLVVSCES, from the coding sequence ATGATCGTGATCGTGGGCGCCGGCCTTGCCGGTCTGAGCACGGCCCATCATTTGAACGGGGTGCCCTGCCGCCTGTTTGAGAAGGAGCAGGAGGCGGGCGGGCTCTGCCGGTCCTACCGGGTCAACGGCTTCACCTTCGACATGACCGGGCATCTCCTGCATTTCCGCCAGGCGGAGATCAAGGAGCTGGTGGAGCGGTTGCTCGAGGGCCGCCTGGTCCAGCACCGGCGCCGATCCTTCATCTACTCGCACCGGACCTACACGGAGTATCCGTTCCAGGTCAACACCTACGGACTGCCGCCCGAAGTCGTGCGCGAATGTCTGGTCGGGTTCATCGCGACGTTGACGAGACCGGCCGGGAAGGCGGCGGCGGAACTCGCGTCGTTCAAGGATTGGATTCTGGAGAACCTGGGCGAGGGGTTCGCGAAGCACTTCATGGTCCCGTTCAACGAGAAGCTCTGGCAGGTATCCCTGGACGAGCTGACCGCCGACTGGGTCTCCTGGCTGATCCCCAAGCCCGAGCTGAAGGACGTGATCAACGGCGCGCTGGGCATCAAGGACAAGGCCTTCGGGTACAATCCGTCGTTCCTGTACCCGGACCGGGGCGGCATCGCCGTGCTGCCCGGGGCCTTTCTCCCGTCGGTCGGCCCGGTCGCCTATGGGGCGGAGCTGGTGGAGGTGGATACGGGGCGCCGGAAGGCCACGTTCCGGCACGGGGCCAACGGGACCTCCGTCGTGGACTATGACCGGCTGGTCTCGACGATTCCGGTGCCGGAGCTGGTCCGGCGCTGCACGGACTTGCCGCGAGCGCTCCGGGAAGAGGCGGCCGGCCTCCGCTGCGTGTCCGTGTACAGCGTCAATCTGGGCGTGGCGCGGGAGCGGCTCACCGACATGCACTGGATCTACTTTCCCGAGCCGGACTATCCCTTCTACCGGGCCGGCTTCCCGATGAACTTTTCCCCGTCGCTGGGGCCGTCCGGGTGCAGCTCGCTCTACGTGGAGATCTCCCACCAGCCGACCGAGACGAAGCGGGCCGAAGAGGTGCTCCGGCTGGTCCGGCTGGGTCTGGAGCGGGCCGGGATCATGACGCCGCGGGACGAGTTCGTTGCGGCGGACGTGCGCGACATCCGCTACGCCTATGTGCTCTTCGACCGGCACAGGGCCAGGGCCCTGCCCACGATCCTAGAGGAGCTGGAACGGAGGGGCATCCATTCGATCGGCCGGTACGGACGCTGGGAACACACCTCCATGGAGGACGCGATCGGCCAGGGGAAGAGGCTGGCGGAGCGGCTTAGGCAACTGGCCTCGCTGGTCGTGAGCTGTGAATCGTGA
- a CDS encoding MraY family glycosyltransferase, producing the protein MFLSILTFVLAFLLSLYGVPMARQAALKYGIVDSPDGRLKHQREPVPYLGGLAVYLAFLVSLAFTFEFRHDVLGIILAGTLVLLLGLIDDFGVLSPGTKLIGQFLAVFVLIKSGIRIDIAAFPEWLCLGLTVVWMIGIINAFNLLDVMDGLAAGVGLVCSGFLLVIALLNGDQTIAFMLTALAGSLLGFLRYNFHPAAIYLGDAGALFLGLMLGALSMIGRYPASHQVSLLTPVFILGVPIFDTLFVMYVRYLRGLPVFQGSPDHMALRLRHWGMTVSQVVVLSYVAAAGLGGIGLAVMSVGQDTALVLLGLTLAGLGVAALILKRVDMDGPGRAAGRQQASPVPAEVPAEVREGRSVS; encoded by the coding sequence ATGTTTCTCTCGATCCTGACATTCGTCCTGGCCTTTCTCTTGAGCCTGTACGGCGTGCCGATGGCGCGGCAGGCTGCGCTCAAGTACGGCATCGTGGACAGTCCGGACGGACGTCTGAAACACCAGCGGGAGCCGGTCCCGTACCTGGGCGGACTGGCCGTCTATCTGGCGTTCCTGGTCAGCCTGGCCTTCACCTTCGAGTTCCGGCACGACGTGCTCGGGATCATCCTGGCCGGGACGCTGGTCCTCCTGCTCGGCCTGATCGACGACTTCGGCGTCCTGTCCCCCGGCACCAAGCTGATCGGGCAGTTCCTGGCCGTCTTCGTGCTCATCAAGAGCGGCATCAGGATCGACATCGCCGCCTTCCCCGAATGGCTGTGCCTGGGCCTGACCGTGGTCTGGATGATCGGCATCATCAACGCTTTCAACCTGCTGGACGTCATGGACGGGTTGGCGGCCGGGGTCGGACTGGTCTGCTCCGGCTTCCTGCTCGTGATCGCCCTGTTGAACGGCGATCAGACCATCGCGTTCATGCTGACGGCCCTGGCCGGCAGCCTGCTCGGGTTCCTGCGCTACAACTTCCATCCGGCGGCGATCTACTTGGGGGACGCCGGAGCCCTGTTCCTGGGGCTCATGCTGGGGGCCCTCTCCATGATCGGCCGGTATCCGGCCTCCCACCAGGTTTCGCTGCTGACGCCGGTCTTCATTCTGGGCGTGCCGATCTTCGACACGCTGTTCGTGATGTACGTCCGGTACCTGCGCGGACTGCCGGTATTCCAGGGGAGTCCGGACCACATGGCCCTGCGGCTGCGCCACTGGGGCATGACCGTGTCGCAGGTCGTGGTGCTGAGCTACGTGGCGGCCGCGGGGCTGGGCGGGATCGGGCTCGCGGTCATGTCGGTCGGGCAGGATACGGCCTTGGTCCTGCTGGGGCTGACCCTCGCGGGGCTCGGCGTCGCAGCCTTGATCCTCAAGCGGGTGGACATGGACGGCCCCGGCCGGGCGGCCGGACGGCAGCAGGCTTCGCCCGTGCCGGCGGAAGTCCCGGCCGAGGTGCGGGAAGGACGGTCCGTCTCATGA
- a CDS encoding glycosyltransferase, with amino-acid sequence MTELLHETSSGGDACDPRSVALVLVNNNGLGGAERRFAQAYEGLRRRGVPIELVINESLRDGLVRAGLLAEAHRPGLLLPEPFGRLTQLLPPSPGDGGPVRNQLIFFIRKLDYGLGSLLLGRWLRRRRPAAVHLVLGGAYLAWPWQTLGLAPPAILSLVCPNLRELVGASLGLWLYRRAIKKARLVDALTDSIGETARREGAAPDRVRVSGGSLVDVARFQPAQAKRPWVVFAGRLIEEKNPLLFVQACALVRAQLKDAIPGVRFFLLGDGPLREEVEALIRRHGLDDCLEVGWREKVEPVLAQALVFVSLQRMDNYPSQALLEAMASGAAAVATEVGLTGKLVDETVGRLVQATPESVADAVLGLLRGPERAEAMGRRARERVVRDHSLDAYLAYLSGLYGSVGPSSLKGASEDCPSGGSVREKPKACFSRS; translated from the coding sequence GTGACTGAGCTGCTGCATGAGACGTCATCGGGCGGGGATGCGTGTGACCCCCGGTCCGTGGCCCTGGTGCTGGTCAACAACAACGGGTTGGGGGGGGCCGAGCGGCGGTTTGCTCAGGCCTACGAGGGGCTCCGCAGAAGGGGCGTCCCGATCGAGCTCGTAATCAATGAGTCCCTGAGGGATGGACTGGTGAGAGCCGGTCTGTTGGCGGAGGCCCATAGGCCGGGGCTGCTCCTGCCGGAGCCGTTCGGCCGGTTGACGCAGCTTCTCCCGCCGTCGCCTGGCGATGGCGGCCCGGTCCGAAACCAACTGATCTTTTTCATCCGCAAGCTGGACTATGGGCTCGGTTCCCTGCTGCTCGGCCGGTGGCTCCGGAGACGGCGGCCGGCGGCGGTCCACCTGGTGCTGGGTGGGGCCTACCTCGCATGGCCTTGGCAGACCCTGGGCCTGGCTCCTCCGGCCATCCTCTCGCTCGTCTGTCCGAACCTGCGCGAGTTGGTGGGCGCCTCGCTGGGGCTCTGGCTGTATCGTCGGGCGATCAAGAAGGCCAGGCTGGTTGACGCCCTGACCGACTCGATCGGCGAGACGGCGCGACGGGAAGGGGCGGCTCCGGACCGGGTCCGGGTGTCGGGTGGCAGCCTGGTGGATGTCGCCCGCTTTCAACCGGCCCAAGCCAAACGGCCGTGGGTCGTCTTTGCCGGCCGGCTGATCGAGGAAAAGAATCCCCTCCTCTTCGTCCAAGCCTGCGCACTGGTCCGCGCGCAGCTCAAGGACGCGATCCCCGGCGTCCGATTCTTCCTGCTGGGGGATGGGCCGCTCCGAGAGGAGGTCGAAGCCCTGATCCGCCGCCACGGGCTCGACGACTGTCTGGAGGTCGGTTGGCGCGAGAAGGTCGAGCCGGTTCTCGCTCAGGCGCTCGTCTTCGTGTCGCTGCAACGGATGGACAATTATCCCTCACAGGCCCTGCTGGAGGCCATGGCCAGCGGCGCGGCGGCGGTTGCGACGGAAGTCGGCCTCACCGGGAAGCTGGTGGACGAGACCGTGGGGCGACTGGTGCAAGCCACGCCCGAGTCCGTCGCCGACGCCGTGCTGGGCCTGTTGCGCGGGCCGGAGCGGGCGGAGGCCATGGGCCGGAGGGCTCGGGAGAGGGTGGTCCGAGATCATTCGCTGGACGCGTACCTGGCCTATCTGTCCGGGCTGTACGGCTCCGTCGGCCCGTCCTCGCTTAAGGGCGCGTCAGAAGACTGTCCGAGCGGGGGTTCCGTCCGGGAGAAACCCAAGGCATGTTTCTCTCGATCCTGA
- the asnB gene encoding asparagine synthase (glutamine-hydrolyzing) yields the protein MCGIAGIMQLDGRPLDGRLLETMTTSLAHRGPDGEGYVLLAPGRREKPVAVNGRLSGAVGSSQPVGPFTLGFGHRRLAVIDLTPLAHQPMGTEDGRFWITYNGEVYNAPELRRELVAMGIQFRSASDTEVVLESYRHWGPACLDRFNGMFAFAIWDGRAQQLFCARDRFGIKPFYYRETAGRFLFASEIKALLQDSSCRVCPNDALLYDYLTLAKQDHTTGTFFEGIQQLAPGERMTVRSGRRAGSADLVRERWWRFPVGSHDRALTLNQAAARTRELIEDCVRLELRSDVPVGSCLSGGLDSSTIVCVMSRLLAGTSQPRTFSSCHEDVRFDERPFIRSVVEETGAANHQVFPDIARLARALPDILWHQEEPVGGTSILAQWAVMEAAGGAGMKVLLDGQGADELLLGYPRFMGARLADLVKGGRWFAGLREWGAWRSLHGGLPLTGWAGLVRGLLPAGQALRLRAGATGQDGWLDRRFVSRVGGPDRAWAEEDRGGRTALDREVARSVTQDLPALLHYEDRNSMAFSIEARVPFLDHRLVEWLAGLPPDCKVRDGVTKVVLREAMAGVLPETVRLRRDKMGFVTPEDRWLRVELRPQIEALLESESFRARPYWRAPVVRDWYRRYCGGRTAIGPLVWRWINLEWWLRRFCD from the coding sequence ATGTGCGGAATCGCCGGCATCATGCAACTGGACGGGCGGCCGCTGGACGGGCGGCTGCTGGAGACCATGACGACCAGTCTGGCCCACCGGGGGCCGGACGGCGAAGGGTACGTCCTCCTGGCGCCGGGCCGGCGCGAGAAGCCGGTGGCGGTGAACGGCCGGTTGAGCGGGGCGGTCGGCTCCTCTCAGCCGGTTGGGCCCTTCACGCTCGGTTTCGGGCACAGGCGGCTCGCGGTGATTGATCTGACCCCGCTGGCCCATCAGCCGATGGGGACCGAGGACGGGCGGTTCTGGATCACGTACAACGGCGAGGTGTACAACGCCCCGGAGCTGCGGCGCGAGCTCGTTGCGATGGGGATTCAGTTTCGCTCGGCCAGCGACACGGAAGTGGTCCTGGAGAGTTACCGGCACTGGGGGCCGGCCTGCCTGGATCGCTTCAACGGGATGTTCGCCTTCGCGATCTGGGACGGACGCGCGCAGCAGCTCTTCTGCGCGCGGGACCGGTTCGGGATCAAACCCTTTTACTACCGCGAGACGGCCGGGCGGTTTCTCTTCGCCTCCGAGATCAAAGCGCTGCTCCAGGACTCCTCGTGCCGGGTCTGTCCCAACGACGCCCTGCTGTACGATTACCTGACCCTTGCCAAACAGGACCACACCACCGGGACCTTCTTTGAAGGGATTCAACAGCTCGCGCCGGGCGAGCGGATGACGGTCCGGTCAGGCCGGAGGGCGGGATCGGCGGACCTCGTGCGGGAACGGTGGTGGCGGTTCCCGGTCGGCTCTCATGATCGGGCGCTGACCCTGAACCAGGCGGCGGCCAGGACGCGCGAGCTGATCGAGGACTGTGTGCGGCTGGAGCTGCGGTCGGACGTGCCGGTCGGCAGTTGTCTCAGCGGCGGTCTGGACTCCTCCACGATCGTCTGTGTGATGAGCCGGCTGCTGGCCGGGACCTCTCAGCCCCGAACCTTTTCCTCCTGCCATGAGGACGTTCGGTTCGACGAACGGCCGTTCATCCGGTCGGTGGTGGAGGAGACCGGCGCGGCGAACCATCAAGTCTTCCCCGACATCGCCCGGCTCGCGCGGGCGCTGCCGGACATCCTCTGGCATCAGGAGGAGCCGGTCGGGGGGACCAGCATCCTGGCTCAATGGGCGGTGATGGAGGCCGCCGGCGGGGCGGGGATGAAAGTCCTCCTCGACGGGCAGGGGGCCGACGAGCTGCTCCTGGGTTATCCCCGGTTCATGGGGGCCAGGCTGGCCGATCTGGTGAAGGGCGGGCGATGGTTTGCCGGGCTGCGGGAGTGGGGGGCTTGGCGGTCCCTGCACGGAGGCCTTCCTCTCACCGGCTGGGCCGGGCTGGTCAGGGGCCTGCTGCCGGCCGGTCAGGCGCTCCGGCTGCGGGCCGGTGCGACCGGACAGGACGGATGGCTGGACCGGCGGTTCGTCAGCCGGGTCGGCGGGCCGGACCGGGCATGGGCCGAAGAAGATCGAGGAGGCCGAACCGCACTGGACAGGGAGGTGGCCCGGTCGGTCACGCAGGACCTGCCGGCTCTGCTCCACTATGAAGACCGCAACTCGATGGCCTTCTCGATCGAGGCGCGCGTCCCCTTTCTGGACCATCGGCTGGTCGAGTGGCTGGCGGGCCTCCCGCCGGACTGCAAGGTCAGGGATGGCGTCACCAAAGTCGTTCTTCGGGAGGCCATGGCCGGGGTCCTGCCGGAGACCGTGCGGCTGCGTCGCGACAAGATGGGTTTCGTCACGCCGGAGGACCGGTGGCTGCGCGTCGAGCTGCGACCGCAGATCGAGGCCTTGCTGGAGTCGGAGAGCTTCCGGGCTCGCCCCTACTGGCGCGCGCCGGTCGTGCGGGACTGGTACCGGCGCTATTGCGGCGGACGGACGGCCATCGGCCCGCTGGTCTGGCGGTGGATCAACCTGGAATGGTGGCTGCGGAGGTTCTGTGACTGA
- a CDS encoding glycosyltransferase family 4 protein produces MAMKPLRLCFVGPAASVTFRRWVEWFADRGHRTSVVTVEPADGPTKFVQVDVSTPLLPRKLGRLLSAARAALAVQRLKPDVVHVHYARGLAWGLNLAGRHPLIVTPWGSDVLAEQGAFREWYSRGLTGRLLAAADLVTVHSLYMEERVRPLLPRTTPIVRIGWGVDLKQFRVGLDVTHLRERWGIGPERRVVFSPRLAQPLYQHELVIRALPLVRKERPEVLLVIPEQSADREYLEGLKRLTADLHIAELVRFVGAIPHEQMPLWLNLAEAMVMVPRSDGMPNTLLEGMACGAVPVLARLPQYDEVVRHGDNGFLVETDPLALATGILQALADPRKRRRIVEHNRTLVSEVGDQDREMDRLESWYADLAQGQVMEPVLQASRR; encoded by the coding sequence ATGGCGATGAAGCCGCTTCGACTCTGCTTTGTCGGGCCGGCCGCCTCCGTGACCTTCCGGCGGTGGGTGGAATGGTTCGCGGACCGCGGGCACCGGACCTCCGTCGTCACGGTCGAGCCGGCCGACGGGCCGACGAAGTTCGTCCAGGTTGACGTGAGCACCCCGCTGCTCCCGCGCAAGCTGGGGCGTCTCCTCTCCGCCGCCAGAGCGGCCCTGGCCGTGCAGCGGCTGAAGCCCGACGTCGTCCATGTCCATTACGCGAGGGGGCTGGCCTGGGGATTGAACCTGGCCGGCAGACACCCGCTCATCGTGACGCCGTGGGGCAGTGACGTGCTGGCCGAGCAGGGAGCTTTCAGGGAATGGTACAGCCGTGGATTGACCGGCCGGCTCCTCGCCGCGGCCGATCTGGTCACGGTCCATTCCCTGTACATGGAAGAACGGGTCCGCCCCCTGCTGCCGCGCACGACGCCAATCGTCCGCATCGGCTGGGGGGTGGACCTGAAGCAATTCCGCGTCGGCCTGGACGTGACCCACCTGCGGGAGCGGTGGGGGATCGGGCCGGAGCGGCGCGTAGTCTTCAGCCCGAGACTGGCCCAGCCCTTGTACCAACACGAGCTGGTCATCCGGGCCCTGCCGTTGGTGCGGAAGGAAAGGCCGGAGGTCCTCCTCGTGATCCCCGAACAGTCCGCCGACCGGGAGTACCTCGAGGGGTTGAAACGGCTGACGGCCGATCTGCACATCGCCGAGCTGGTGCGGTTCGTCGGGGCCATTCCGCACGAGCAGATGCCCCTCTGGCTGAACCTGGCGGAGGCCATGGTCATGGTTCCGCGCTCGGACGGGATGCCGAACACCCTCCTGGAAGGCATGGCCTGCGGGGCCGTGCCCGTGCTGGCCAGGCTCCCTCAGTATGACGAGGTGGTCAGGCACGGAGACAACGGGTTCCTGGTCGAGACGGACCCGCTTGCGCTGGCGACGGGCATTCTCCAGGCCCTGGCCGACCCACGGAAGCGGCGGCGGATCGTCGAACACAACAGAACCCTCGTCAGCGAGGTCGGGGATCAGGATCGGGAGATGGATCGGTTGGAAAGCTGGTACGCGGATCTGGCGCAGGGGCAGGTGATGGAGCCGGTTCTGCAGGCCAGCAGGCGCTGA
- a CDS encoding glycosyltransferase family 4 protein: MDELTGHRMERPLTVCFISPLGYGMYRPESRVPFGGAEVQLYLLAQTLSRDRQFQIVVLTTVDEEPKTERLGAVTLVTRRGLRRLEGSLWRHPFRTLRAYGSAFRDMLRQLRAVDADVYLHAGAGVEVGAYAVICRFLRRKFVLFVASSADLCEPYGKVTGPLRWLYPLGLRLADSVVCRTEEQKGWLKAKYGRAGVLIRTGCPSPLLRHSSPVTRHSVLWVGRFHPLKQPHFFLDLAQRLPCERFIMVATQDRSHQGLRESVLARARHLPNLAIHEDVPWAEVDRFFARAKLLVNTSTYEGFPNTFVQAAMHAVPILSLNVDPDGVLTRHGIGVCAAGSFDRLAGETESLCSSPERLAELGRRAVDHARTHHDLNRTAEALKGLIGDLTGRLARPGLVCGEPAVGQAGEFPWR; the protein is encoded by the coding sequence ATGGACGAACTGACCGGACATCGGATGGAACGGCCGCTCACCGTCTGTTTCATCTCGCCTCTCGGCTACGGGATGTATCGGCCGGAAAGCCGTGTGCCGTTCGGCGGCGCGGAGGTGCAGCTTTACCTCCTCGCCCAGACCCTGTCCCGTGACCGGCAGTTTCAGATCGTCGTGCTGACGACGGTGGACGAGGAGCCGAAGACCGAGCGGCTGGGAGCCGTGACCCTCGTCACGAGAAGAGGGCTCAGGCGGCTGGAGGGTTCGTTGTGGCGGCATCCGTTCCGGACCTTGCGGGCCTATGGCTCGGCGTTCCGCGACATGTTGCGGCAGCTCAGGGCCGTTGATGCGGATGTCTACCTCCACGCCGGGGCCGGCGTGGAGGTCGGAGCCTATGCCGTGATCTGCCGCTTCCTGCGCCGAAAATTTGTCCTGTTCGTGGCCTCCTCCGCGGACCTCTGCGAGCCTTACGGGAAGGTCACAGGCCCGCTCCGGTGGCTGTACCCCCTGGGATTGCGCCTGGCCGACTCGGTGGTTTGCCGGACGGAGGAACAGAAGGGGTGGCTCAAGGCCAAATACGGGCGTGCCGGGGTCCTCATCCGCACGGGCTGTCCAAGCCCTCTTCTTCGTCACTCGTCACCCGTCACCCGGCACTCGGTCTTATGGGTTGGCCGGTTCCACCCGCTCAAGCAGCCCCACTTCTTTCTCGACCTGGCACAGCGATTGCCTTGTGAGCGGTTCATCATGGTTGCCACGCAAGACCGGAGCCATCAGGGGCTTCGGGAGTCCGTCCTGGCGCGGGCCCGCCACCTGCCCAACCTGGCGATCCATGAAGACGTGCCCTGGGCCGAGGTGGACCGGTTCTTTGCCCGGGCGAAGCTGCTGGTCAATACCTCGACCTACGAAGGGTTCCCTAACACCTTCGTGCAGGCGGCGATGCACGCGGTGCCGATCCTGTCGTTGAACGTTGATCCGGACGGGGTGCTGACGCGGCACGGCATCGGCGTCTGTGCGGCCGGATCCTTTGACCGGCTGGCGGGGGAGACCGAGAGCCTGTGCTCGTCCCCGGAGCGGCTGGCCGAGCTGGGGCGCCGCGCGGTGGACCATGCGCGGACGCACCATGACCTCAACCGGACGGCAGAAGCTTTGAAGGGGCTCATCGGTGACCTGACGGGCCGGCTGGCTCGTCCCGGACTGGTGTGCGGCGAGCCGGCCGTCGGGCAGGCGGGTGAGTTCCCATGGCGATGA